CTGACCTACTTCCGTACCCGGCAGAGGGTCCTTGCGAAGAAGGGGACGGTTTCGACCCTCAAGGACCTCGAAAGGAAGAAGATCGCGGTCGTCAAGGGGACGACCTCGGAGAGGAACCTTAGGGAAGTGGTCCCCTCCGCGACGGTCGTCCCCCTGAGCAACCTCCGGGATGTCTTCGACGTCTTCCGGAAAGGGGAGGTCGACCTCATCTCGGGGGACGGTGTCCTTCTGTACGCCTACCTCCGGACATTGCCGAACGGCCGGTACGAGATCCCGCCGGAGATCGCGCTTGCCGAAGAGCCGTACGCCATGGCCGTCCGCCTGGGTGACAGGAAATTCCTCGATTTCATCAACGGCGTCCTCACCGACCTGAAGGACAGCGGGGAGGCGGAGAAGATCTTCGCGAAGTGGTTCCAGAAGAGGGGCGCCCCCGCGGCCGCATCGGCCCTGGCGGAGCCCCGGGCAGGCGGCGCGGTCCTCCGGCCAACAGGTACCCCGGGAAGATTCGTCGTCATCGCCTTGCGGGGAGTGTTCCGGGAGAATGCGGAGGTCACGTTCTACGACATGGAGGGCGAGATCGTCTCCCAGGGGACGGTCCACGCCGTTTACGGCGACGACGTGTACGTCGACGCGACCGGCCCCCGCTCGAACGAGATCGGGGCCGGATTCGGCGTCGGGATGGGAATTCCCCCGGAGATGGCGAAGAATCTCATCCTCTCTCGCCAGGGGGTCCTCAAGAACGTGAAGGAGGAGTCCCGGAAGGAGACCGCCGAGCGGCAGAGGGAGATCGCGGCGGACTACAAACAGGAGAAGGTGGCCCGGGAGAAGTACCAGGAAGATATGACCAGGATGAAGATGCAACTGGATTACCAGTACGACGAGAGATACTACTGGCACGGGGGTTGGGGGTATTACGGCTGGTGATCCCTACCTGTCGAAATACTTCTGCATCTCTTCCGGATCGATCCCTGCCTGCAGCAGAAGCATGGCGAGGATCCGGGCCTTCTGGGGAGAC
The DNA window shown above is from bacterium and carries:
- a CDS encoding transporter substrate-binding domain-containing protein, which translates into the protein MKKAITVLASLFAAVTMASASLAADTLEKVKEKGVLTVGVRENIPPFSFRDPDTGRLAGVEVELAEEIAKKLGLPLKLVPVTADGRIEALHDGKVDLVAAAFTKTPDRAKVVDFSLTYFRTRQRVLAKKGTVSTLKDLERKKIAVVKGTTSERNLREVVPSATVVPLSNLRDVFDVFRKGEVDLISGDGVLLYAYLRTLPNGRYEIPPEIALAEEPYAMAVRLGDRKFLDFINGVLTDLKDSGEAEKIFAKWFQKRGAPAAASALAEPRAGGAVLRPTGTPGRFVVIALRGVFRENAEVTFYDMEGEIVSQGTVHAVYGDDVYVDATGPRSNEIGAGFGVGMGIPPEMAKNLILSRQGVLKNVKEESRKETAERQREIAADYKQEKVAREKYQEDMTRMKMQLDYQYDERYYWHGGWGYYGW